One segment of Cervus canadensis isolate Bull #8, Minnesota chromosome 32, ASM1932006v1, whole genome shotgun sequence DNA contains the following:
- the SH2B2 gene encoding SH2B adapter protein 2 isoform X3 gives MNLRAARSPAPRQPAGRDRAEARTPAAHEVRSSAGRASAGCDGTGAMNGAAPVPVPVPVPDWRQFCELHAQAAAVDFAHKFCRFLRDNPAYDTPDAGASFSRHFAANFLDVFSEEVRRVLVAGPAPPRGAAEPPDAMEPGPAGPPALKAAPYGHSRSSEDVSATAAAKARVRKGFSLRNMSLCVVDGVRDMWHRRASPEPDAAPRAAEPPAEARDKWMRRLRLSRTLAAKVELVDIQREGALRFMVADDAASGPGGAAQWQKCRLLLRRAVAGERFRLEFFVPPKASRPKVSIPLSAIIEVRTTMPLEMPEKDNTFVLKVENGAEYILETIDSLQKHSWVADIQGCADPGDSEEDAEPSCARGGCLASRVASCSCELLTEAVDLPRPPETTAAVVTAPHSRAREAVGESLVHVPLETFLETLESPGGSGSNNTAEEAAEPEAQAEAELELSDYPWFHGTLSRVKAAQLVLVGGPRNHGLFVIRQSETRPGEYVLTFNFQGKAKHLRLSLNGHGQCHVQHLWFQSVLDMLRHFHTHPIPLESGGSADITLRSYVRAQGPPPDPGPSPSAAPPPPACWSEPAGQHYFSSLAAAACPPASPSEAGGASSSSASSSSAASVPGAPRPAAEGPLSARSRSNSAERLLEAAGGGAEEPPEAGPGEGARGHTRAVENQYSFY, from the exons CCTCCGCGGGCTGCGATGGGACGGGAGCCATGAATGGTGCCGCCCCGGTCCCGGTCCCGGTGCCGGTCCCGGACTGGCGGCAGTTCTGCGAGCTGCACGCGCAGGCGGCCGCCGTGGACTTCGCGCACAAGTTCTGCCGCTTCCTGCGGGACAACCCGGCCTACGACACGCCCGACGCCGGCGCCTCCTTCTCCCGCCACTTCGCCGCCAACTTCCTGGACGTGTTCAGTGAGGAGGTGCGCCGCGTGCTGGTGGCCGGGCCGGCGCCGCCGCGAGGGGCGGCCGAGCCCCCGGACGCCATGGAGCCCGGGCCCGCGGGGCCCCCAGCGCTCAAGGCCGCGCCCTACGGCCACTCGCGGAGCTCGGAGGACGTGTCGGCGACCGCAGCGGCCAAGGCCCGCGTCCGCAAGGGCTTCTCGCTGCGCAACATGAGCCTGTGCGTGGTGGACGGCGTGCGCGACATGTGGCACCGGCGCGCCTCCCCCGAGCCCGACGCCGCCCCGCGCGCCGCCGAGCCCCCAGCCGAGGCGCGCGACAAGTGGATGCGGCGCCTGCGGCTGTCGCGGACGCTGGCGGCCAAGGTGGAGCTGGTGGACATCCAGCGCGAGGGCGCGCTGCGCTTCATGGTGGCGGACGACGCGGCCTCGGGCCCCGGGGGCGCCGCCCAGTGGCAGAAGTGTCGCTTGCTCCTGCGCAGGGCCGTGGCGGGCGAGCGCTTCCGCCTGGAGTTCTTCGTGCCACCCAAG GCCTCCAGGCCCAAAGTCAGCATCCCTCTGTCGGCCATCATCGAGGTCCGTACCACCATGCCCCTGGAGATGCCAGAGAAGGACAACACGTTCGTGCTGAAG GTGGAGAATGGAGCAGAGTACATCCTGGAGACCATCGACTCCCTCCAGAAGCACTCGTGGGTGGCTGACATCCAGGGCTGCGCAGACCCCGG GGACAGCGAGGAAGACGCGGAGCCCTCCTGTGCCCGGGGAGGCTGTCTGGCCAGCCGCGTGGCCTCCTGCAGCTGTGAGCTCCTGACGGAGG CAGTGGACCTGCCCCGGCCCCCAGAGACAACGGCAGCCGTGGTGACAGCCCCACACAGCCGCGCTCGAGAGGCTGTCGGAGAATCCCTGGTCCACGTCCCGTTGGAGACCTTCCTGGAGACCCTGGAGTCCCCGGGAGGCAGCGGCAGCAACAACACAG CGGAGGAGGCAGCGGAGCCGGAGGCCCAGGCCGAGGCCGAGCTGGAGCTCTCCGACTACCCCTGGTTCCACGGGACGCTGTCGCGGGTCAAGGCGGCTCAGCTGGTGCTGGTGGGCGGGCCCCGGAACCACGGCCTCTTTGTGATCCGCCAGAGTGAGACCCGGCCCGGGGAGTACGTGCTGACCTTCAACTTCCAGGGCAAGGCCAAG CACCTGCGCCTGTCCTTGAACGGCCACGGGCAGTGCCACGTGCAGCACCTGTGGTTCCAGTCTGTGCTCGACATGCTCCGCCACTTCCACACCCACCCCATCCCGCTGGAGTCCGGGGGTTCTGCCGACATCACCCTCCGCAGCTATGTGCGGGCCCAGGGCCCCCCGCCTG ACCCGGGGCCCTCGCCCAGCGCCGCGCCCCCACCGCCCGCCTGCTGGAGCGAGCCGGCCGGCCAGCACTACTTCTCCAGCCTCGCCGCGGCCGCCTGCCCGCCCGCCTCGCCTTCGGAGGCCGGCGGCGCCTCGTCCTCGTCCGCCTCGTCGTCTTCGGCCGCGTCGGTGCCCGGCGCCCCGCGCCCTGCCGCCGAGGGCCCCCTGAGCGCCCGCAGCCGCAGCAACAGCGCGGAGCGCCTGCTGGAGGCGGCGGGCGGGGGCGCCGAAGAGCCCCCCGAGGCCGGGCCGGGCGAGGGCGCCCGGGGCCACACGCGGGCCGTGGAGAACCAATACTCCTTCTACTAG